In uncultured Bacteroides sp., the following proteins share a genomic window:
- a CDS encoding CusA/CzcA family heavy metal efflux RND transporter, with amino-acid sequence MHKFIDNIIAFSLKNKFFIFFCVTIAVIAGVVSFKNTPVDAFPDVSNTKITIITQWPGRSAEEVEKFITIPLEISMNSVQKKTDIRSTTLFGLSVINVMFDDHVDDNFARQQVINLIGDADLPDGVKPNVQPISGPTGEIYRYTLRSKTRDARELKTIQDWVIERNIRSVPGVADIVSFGGEVKTFEVSVNPNQLRNYGITSLELYNAIAKSNINVGGDVITKSSQAYVVRGIGLINNLDEIRNIVVKNVKGTPILVRHLADVHESYLPRLGQVGRLAENDVVEGIVIMRKGENPGAVIADLKAKVNEINKNILPKDVEIVPFYDRENLVNLAVHTVMHNLIEGMLLVTFIVLIFMADWRTTVIVSIVIPLALLFAFICLNLMGMSANLLSMGAIDFGIITDGAVVMVEGLFVALDARARAVGMPTFNRMSKMGLIRTTAKEKGKAVFFSKLIIITALLPIFSFQKVEGKMFSPLAFTLGFALLGALIFTLTLVPVLSSMLLKKNVREKDNKFVKYINDKFSAFFEKCCLHKKLTIVLATSIALAGLASFTLLGTEFLPQLNEGSIYIRATLPQSISLNESVTLANKMRKELASFPEVRQVLSQTGRPNDGTDATGFYNIEFFVDIYPEKEWKSGLTKAELIEKMQEKLSVYPGTDFNFSQPITDNVEEAASGVKGSIAVKVFGKDLYKSEKKAVEISKILSTVKGIEDLGVIRNIGQPELRIELNEKMLARYGVAKEDVQSIIEMAIGGKSASLLYEDERKFNIVVRYSPNFRQNEEAIGKILVPAMDGSMIPIKELAEIRTITGPLIIFRDNHARFCAVKFSIRGRDMGTAVSEAQRKVKASVHLPDGYSLKWTGDFENQQRASNRLAQVVPISIAIIFIILFVLFSNARDAGLVLLNVPFAAVGGIVALLVTHFNFSISAGIGFIALFGICIQNGVIMISDIKENIKKKYPLEEAVKRGMRSRIRPVVMTAAMAAIGLMPAAMSHGIGSESQRPLAIVIIGGLVGATFFTLFVFPLMVELVYKKMLYDEKGNLHQRRL; translated from the coding sequence ATGCATAAATTTATAGATAACATAATAGCCTTCTCGCTGAAAAATAAGTTCTTCATATTTTTCTGTGTCACAATAGCTGTGATTGCGGGAGTGGTTTCTTTTAAGAATACGCCTGTTGATGCTTTCCCTGATGTTTCAAATACGAAGATTACCATCATAACCCAATGGCCGGGAAGAAGTGCCGAGGAAGTTGAAAAATTTATCACCATTCCTCTGGAAATATCCATGAATTCAGTCCAGAAGAAGACCGATATTCGTAGTACCACGCTGTTTGGCTTGTCGGTAATCAATGTAATGTTCGACGATCATGTAGATGATAATTTTGCCCGTCAGCAAGTAATCAATCTTATTGGCGATGCCGATCTTCCCGATGGCGTAAAACCCAATGTTCAGCCTATATCCGGCCCTACAGGAGAAATCTATCGATACACTCTTCGCAGCAAAACCCGTGATGCCAGAGAGCTGAAGACTATTCAGGATTGGGTTATTGAACGCAACATACGCTCTGTGCCCGGTGTGGCAGATATTGTTAGTTTTGGCGGGGAAGTAAAGACCTTCGAGGTCAGTGTTAATCCCAATCAGCTTAGAAACTATGGCATTACCTCTCTTGAACTGTATAATGCCATTGCCAAAAGTAATATAAATGTTGGTGGTGATGTTATTACCAAGAGTTCACAGGCTTATGTGGTTCGTGGTATTGGTCTTATAAATAATCTGGATGAGATAAGGAACATCGTTGTCAAGAATGTAAAAGGGACTCCAATCCTTGTAAGACATCTGGCCGACGTTCACGAGTCATATTTGCCACGCTTAGGACAAGTTGGTCGTCTGGCAGAGAATGACGTGGTTGAGGGGATAGTTATTATGCGTAAAGGTGAAAATCCCGGTGCAGTGATTGCTGACCTGAAAGCAAAAGTAAATGAAATTAATAAAAATATACTTCCTAAAGATGTTGAAATAGTACCTTTCTATGATCGCGAGAACTTAGTTAATCTGGCGGTTCACACGGTAATGCATAATCTTATTGAAGGGATGCTGTTGGTTACCTTCATTGTTTTAATTTTTATGGCAGATTGGCGGACAACGGTTATAGTTTCCATAGTTATTCCATTAGCACTGTTGTTCGCCTTTATCTGCCTCAATCTCATGGGAATGTCGGCCAATCTACTCTCCATGGGAGCAATAGACTTTGGTATTATCACTGATGGGGCGGTGGTAATGGTGGAAGGATTGTTTGTCGCCTTAGATGCGCGAGCCAGGGCAGTAGGTATGCCTACGTTTAATCGCATGTCGAAAATGGGATTAATAAGAACCACGGCAAAGGAAAAAGGTAAAGCTGTATTCTTCTCTAAACTGATCATCATCACAGCGCTTCTTCCTATCTTTTCATTCCAGAAGGTTGAAGGGAAGATGTTCTCACCATTGGCGTTCACACTTGGTTTCGCATTGCTGGGCGCACTGATCTTTACGCTGACATTGGTTCCGGTTCTTTCTTCCATGCTATTGAAGAAGAACGTACGTGAGAAAGACAATAAATTTGTTAAGTATATAAATGACAAGTTTTCGGCTTTCTTTGAAAAATGTTGCCTGCATAAGAAGCTGACAATTGTATTGGCAACAAGTATTGCCCTCGCCGGATTAGCATCGTTTACTTTATTAGGTACGGAGTTCCTGCCTCAGCTCAATGAAGGATCTATTTATATTCGTGCAACACTGCCGCAAAGTATCTCGCTCAATGAGTCTGTGACTCTTGCAAACAAGATGCGCAAAGAACTTGCTTCCTTTCCTGAAGTGCGGCAAGTGCTTTCACAGACCGGACGTCCTAATGATGGAACGGATGCCACAGGTTTCTACAATATTGAGTTCTTTGTGGATATATATCCTGAGAAAGAGTGGAAGAGTGGACTCACCAAAGCTGAACTTATTGAAAAGATGCAGGAAAAACTTTCAGTGTATCCCGGTACGGACTTTAACTTCTCGCAACCTATCACTGATAATGTGGAAGAGGCTGCCAGTGGGGTAAAAGGTTCAATTGCCGTAAAAGTATTCGGAAAGGATCTCTATAAATCTGAAAAGAAAGCTGTTGAGATAAGCAAAATACTGTCAACTGTGAAAGGCATTGAAGATTTGGGTGTCATTCGTAACATCGGACAACCAGAACTTAGAATAGAATTGAATGAAAAGATGCTTGCCCGCTATGGAGTTGCTAAAGAAGATGTGCAGTCTATAATAGAGATGGCGATAGGGGGGAAGTCGGCTTCATTGCTTTATGAAGATGAACGGAAATTTAATATTGTGGTTCGGTATAGTCCCAACTTCCGTCAGAATGAAGAAGCGATAGGTAAGATTCTGGTTCCGGCAATGGATGGTTCAATGATTCCGATTAAAGAACTGGCCGAGATACGAACAATAACAGGGCCTTTAATTATTTTCCGTGATAATCATGCCCGTTTCTGTGCGGTGAAGTTCTCTATTCGTGGAAGAGACATGGGAACTGCTGTGTCCGAAGCGCAAAGAAAAGTAAAAGCTTCCGTTCATTTACCTGACGGCTATTCACTTAAATGGACCGGCGATTTTGAGAATCAGCAACGAGCGTCAAACAGACTTGCTCAGGTGGTTCCTATTAGTATAGCCATTATCTTTATTATTCTTTTCGTGTTATTCTCCAATGCCCGTGATGCCGGACTGGTGTTACTGAATGTGCCATTTGCAGCCGTGGGGGGAATTGTGGCTTTGCTTGTTACGCATTTCAATTTCTCTATTTCTGCGGGTATCGGTTTTATAGCGCTGTTTGGTATTTGTATACAGAATGGTGTGATTATGATATCGGATATAAAGGAGAATATAAAGAAAAAGTATCCGCTGGAGGAGGCTGTGAAGCGGGGAATGCGCTCAAGAATACGGCCTGTTGTTATGACCGCAGCTATGGCGGCTATCGGATTAATGCCTGCTGCCATGAGTCATGGTATAGGTTCCGAGTCTCAGCGTCCGTTGGCAATTGTAATTATTGGCGGATTGGTAGGGGCAACTTTCTTCACATTGTTTGTATTCCCGCTTATGGTTGAGTTGGTGTACAAGAAAATGTTATATGATGAAAAAGGAAACTTGCATCAAAGACGATTATAA
- a CDS encoding TolC family protein, translating into MNRLVFIFFLLLFSFRLSAQEGPMPLTLKDAEQRFQEHNLSLIAEHYNIEMAKAQVIQAKLFENPVVSFEQNVYNGLNGKFFYLGKQGDYNASIEQVISIAGQRNQRIRLEKANLRISEYQFEEVLRTLHSELNNTFAQLYFSSKSLEVYDKEITSLEKLLQVMKEQQGKGNVSLMESSRIEALLFSLRKERNEAEDSVHSLRGELNVLLSLPPQQDVKLLFDESIFKKVDLSSLSYSTLQSQLLERPDIKLANAQIDAARVNLKLQKALAYPSVSLKGSYDKNGSFMANYFGLGFSVSVPVFNRNQGNIRSARLDTEQNTIEKSAAEDKANAELYTAYTRLQKSLELYKQSNEALEHDFGQLITGVNDNFRKRNISMPEFIDYYESYKDVCLKLYETRKNVLLAMENLNTVTGRTLFSY; encoded by the coding sequence ATGAATAGGCTAGTTTTTATTTTCTTTTTATTGTTGTTTTCTTTCAGACTATCTGCTCAGGAAGGCCCAATGCCACTCACTTTGAAAGATGCAGAGCAGCGTTTTCAGGAGCACAATCTTTCCTTGATTGCCGAACATTATAATATTGAAATGGCAAAGGCACAGGTTATTCAGGCAAAATTGTTCGAGAATCCGGTTGTCTCCTTCGAGCAAAATGTGTACAATGGTTTGAATGGCAAGTTCTTTTATCTTGGTAAGCAGGGAGATTATAATGCCAGTATAGAACAGGTTATAAGTATTGCCGGTCAGCGTAATCAGCGTATCCGACTGGAGAAGGCAAACCTCAGGATTTCAGAGTATCAGTTCGAGGAAGTTTTAAGAACCTTACACAGTGAGCTGAACAACACATTTGCTCAACTTTATTTTTCATCGAAGTCATTAGAGGTTTACGACAAGGAAATTACTTCTTTAGAGAAGTTGCTTCAGGTCATGAAAGAGCAACAGGGCAAGGGCAATGTCTCTTTGATGGAGAGTTCAAGAATAGAAGCATTGCTGTTCTCCCTAAGAAAAGAACGCAATGAAGCCGAAGATTCCGTTCACTCCTTGCGGGGAGAACTCAACGTATTACTATCGCTTCCACCACAACAGGACGTTAAACTTTTGTTTGACGAGAGCATATTTAAGAAAGTCGACCTCTCTTCTCTTTCTTATTCTACCCTTCAGAGTCAGCTATTGGAGCGTCCGGATATAAAACTGGCAAATGCACAGATAGATGCTGCCCGGGTAAATCTGAAACTACAAAAAGCATTGGCTTATCCTTCCGTTTCACTGAAAGGATCGTATGATAAGAACGGTAGCTTCATGGCCAATTACTTTGGACTTGGATTCAGTGTATCAGTTCCTGTATTCAACAGAAATCAGGGAAACATCAGGTCGGCCCGTCTGGACACAGAGCAAAACACCATTGAGAAAAGCGCTGCCGAGGATAAAGCAAACGCTGAGCTTTACACAGCATATACCCGTTTACAGAAATCACTTGAATTATATAAGCAATCCAACGAAGCATTGGAACACGATTTTGGGCAACTCATTACAGGAGTCAATGATAATTTCCGTAAGCGAAACATCAGTATGCCCGAGTTTATAGATTATTATGAGAGTTATAAGGACGTGTGTCTGAAACTTTACGAAACACGCAAGAACGTTCTTCTGGCCATGGAAAACCTCAATACAGTAACCGGCCGCACTCTTTTTTCCTACTAA
- a CDS encoding pyridoxal phosphate-dependent aminotransferase, whose product MPTISIRGNEMPASPIRKLAPLADAAKQRGIYVYHLNIGQPDLPTPKAALDAIRNIDRTILEYSPSDGYRSYREKLTHYYAKFNINLTADDIIITTGGSEAVLFAFMSCLNPGDEIIVPEPAYANYMAFAISAGAVIRTVATTIEEGFSLPKVEKFEELINERTKGILICNPNNPTGYLYTRKEMNQIRDMVKKYDLFLFSDEVYREFIYTGSPYISACHLEGIENNVVLIDSVSKRYSECGIRIGALITKNKEVRDAVMKFCQARLSPPLIGQIAAEASLDAPEEYSREVYDEYVERRKCLIDGLNKIPGVYSPIPMGAFYTVAKLPVDDSDKFCAWCLSDFEYEGETVFMAPASGFYTTPGAGYNEVRIAYVLKKEDLTRALFVLSKALEAYPGRVD is encoded by the coding sequence ATGCCAACTATATCCATTCGTGGAAATGAAATGCCTGCTTCACCTATCAGGAAGCTTGCTCCATTAGCTGACGCGGCTAAACAAAGAGGAATTTACGTGTATCACCTAAATATTGGTCAGCCTGATCTTCCTACACCAAAAGCTGCTCTTGACGCAATCCGTAATATTGATCGTACAATCTTAGAATATAGTCCTAGTGATGGTTATAGAAGTTATCGTGAAAAGCTTACCCATTATTATGCGAAGTTTAATATTAATCTGACTGCAGATGATATTATTATAACCACTGGTGGATCAGAAGCGGTACTTTTTGCTTTTATGTCTTGTCTGAATCCTGGCGACGAGATTATTGTTCCGGAACCAGCTTATGCCAACTACATGGCGTTTGCCATATCTGCCGGAGCTGTGATTCGTACTGTGGCAACTACTATTGAAGAAGGTTTCTCTCTTCCAAAGGTTGAGAAGTTTGAGGAATTAATCAATGAACGCACAAAAGGTATTCTTATTTGTAATCCGAACAACCCTACCGGTTATTTATATACTCGCAAGGAAATGAATCAAATCAGAGATATGGTTAAGAAATATGACCTGTTCTTGTTCTCTGATGAGGTTTACCGTGAATTTATTTACACTGGCTCTCCTTATATTTCGGCTTGCCACCTGGAAGGAATTGAAAACAATGTAGTTCTGATTGATTCTGTATCCAAAAGATACTCAGAATGCGGTATTCGTATTGGTGCATTAATTACAAAGAACAAAGAAGTTCGTGATGCCGTTATGAAATTTTGCCAGGCGCGTTTAAGTCCTCCATTAATTGGACAAATTGCTGCTGAGGCTTCTTTGGATGCTCCTGAAGAATATAGCAGAGAGGTATATGACGAATATGTTGAACGCCGTAAGTGTTTAATTGACGGATTGAATAAAATACCGGGAGTTTATTCTCCAATTCCGATGGGAGCTTTCTATACAGTGGCTAAACTTCCTGTCGATGATTCAGATAAGTTCTGTGCATGGTGTCTTTCCGACTTTGAATACGAGGGAGAAACCGTATTTATGGCACCAGCTTCCGGTTTCTATACAACTCCGGGTGCAGGATACAATGAAGTGCGTATTGCTTATGTATTAAAGAAAGAAGATCTTACCCGTGCACTTTTTGTTTTGAGTAAGGCGCTTGAAGCTTATCCGGGGAGAGTAGATTAA
- a CDS encoding ABC transporter permease — MNFSLFIAKRIYSGKETGKQVSKPAVRIAMFGIAIGLAVMIVSVAVVIGFKDEIKGKVIGFGSHIQISNFDSSLSYETRPVVTNDSIIKVISSIPGIKHVQRFSTKPGMIKTDDAFQGMVLKGVGQEFDPTFFRKNLVEGEVPAFNDSSSSNEVLISKALANKLNLKLGDKIYTYFIQNEVRARRFVIKGIYQTNFSEFDNMFLLTDIHTVNRLNQWEPEQSTGMELQITNYDDLDKVAYNVYRHVDKQVDKYGGVYYMQTVKQLNPAVFAWLSLLDMNVWVILILMLGVAGFTMISGLLIIILERTNMIGILKALGAKNYSIREIFLYFSVFLIGKGMFWGNVIGLLFCFVQSKFQIFKLNPETYYIDHVPVEFNIWLFLLINVCTFLAAVLMLVGPSYLISKIHPAKSIQFE; from the coding sequence ATGAATTTTTCGCTGTTTATAGCTAAAAGAATATATTCCGGTAAAGAAACCGGCAAGCAAGTCTCTAAACCGGCAGTGCGTATTGCCATGTTTGGTATAGCTATCGGGCTGGCAGTAATGATTGTATCTGTAGCTGTTGTTATAGGTTTTAAGGATGAAATAAAAGGTAAGGTGATTGGATTTGGTTCTCATATCCAGATTAGTAACTTTGATTCGTCACTGTCTTATGAAACACGTCCGGTGGTTACAAATGATAGTATCATAAAAGTCATTTCTTCCATTCCCGGAATAAAGCATGTGCAGCGCTTTTCTACAAAACCAGGAATGATAAAGACTGACGATGCGTTTCAGGGAATGGTTTTAAAAGGAGTGGGGCAGGAGTTTGATCCTACTTTCTTCCGCAAGAATCTGGTTGAAGGGGAGGTTCCTGCTTTTAACGATTCATCTTCTTCGAATGAAGTTCTTATTTCCAAAGCCTTGGCCAATAAGTTGAACCTGAAGTTAGGCGATAAGATCTATACGTATTTTATTCAGAATGAAGTAAGGGCTCGCAGGTTTGTTATTAAAGGTATATATCAGACTAACTTTTCAGAGTTCGATAATATGTTTCTGCTGACTGACATTCACACAGTGAACCGACTGAATCAGTGGGAACCGGAACAATCAACCGGAATGGAACTTCAGATTACTAATTATGATGATTTGGATAAGGTGGCTTATAATGTATACAGACATGTAGATAAGCAAGTGGATAAGTACGGCGGAGTGTATTATATGCAAACGGTGAAACAGTTGAACCCGGCAGTATTTGCATGGCTCAGCCTGCTTGATATGAATGTGTGGGTTATTCTGATATTAATGCTCGGTGTGGCTGGATTTACAATGATATCGGGGCTATTGATAATTATTCTTGAGAGAACAAACATGATTGGTATTCTCAAGGCTCTTGGCGCAAAAAATTACAGCATACGTGAAATATTCCTTTATTTCTCAGTATTCCTGATAGGAAAAGGCATGTTCTGGGGAAATGTGATAGGATTGTTGTTCTGCTTTGTGCAGTCTAAATTCCAGATTTTCAAGTTAAATCCAGAAACCTATTACATTGATCATGTACCTGTTGAGTTCAATATCTGGCTCTTCCTTTTAATCAATGTGTGCACTTTCCTTGCTGCTGTTTTAATGTTAGTGGGACCTTCTTATCTTATATCCAAGATACATCCGGCTAAATCCATTCAGTTTGAATAA
- a CDS encoding fucose isomerase, which translates to MKIHLITFSSVLQKQISIYKMHETMLSELEKFFTIEIVDYKELYTLTEDDFKLVFIATGGTEKYFVRNFEFLPQPVILLTNGMQNSLSASLEISYWLQCKGLKSEILHGDIKTIVHRIQIHYNNFEAQKAIRGKRIGVIGTPCSWLIASSVDYLLTKRRWGIEFLNIPIENVTNRYDLISEDEVGEQAAIIAGKALACREATPEDMIKAMRVYKAIKQICEKEKLVAITLNCYKLINLLGTTGCLALSLLNDEGILAGCEGDLQSIFTFLAINAVTGRTPFMANPIQINLKSNEMVFAHCSVSTKLTEQYILRSHFESNTGVSIQGILPAGDVTIVKCGGECLDEYYVTSGRLLENTNYINVCRTQIRVKLDSPVDYFLRNPIGNHHMIILGNYEKQLDAFFASNNCKRIE; encoded by the coding sequence ATTAAAATTCATCTTATTACTTTCTCATCTGTTCTTCAGAAACAGATTTCTATCTACAAAATGCATGAAACAATGCTGAGTGAGTTAGAGAAATTCTTCACCATAGAAATTGTGGATTACAAAGAACTGTACACGCTGACCGAAGATGATTTTAAACTTGTTTTTATTGCTACGGGAGGAACAGAAAAATACTTCGTCCGCAATTTTGAATTTCTGCCTCAGCCGGTGATTCTGCTGACTAATGGCATGCAGAATTCGCTCTCTGCATCATTGGAAATCTCTTATTGGTTGCAATGTAAAGGACTAAAATCGGAGATTCTTCATGGAGATATAAAGACAATTGTACATAGAATTCAGATACACTACAATAATTTCGAGGCTCAAAAAGCAATCAGAGGAAAAAGAATTGGGGTTATTGGTACACCTTGTTCGTGGCTAATAGCAAGCAGCGTGGACTATTTGCTGACTAAGCGCCGCTGGGGAATAGAATTTTTAAACATTCCAATCGAGAATGTGACAAACAGATATGATCTGATTAGTGAAGATGAAGTTGGAGAACAGGCTGCTATTATAGCCGGAAAAGCATTGGCTTGCAGAGAGGCTACTCCGGAAGATATGATAAAAGCAATGCGTGTTTACAAAGCCATTAAGCAAATCTGCGAAAAAGAGAAATTGGTGGCTATAACATTGAATTGTTATAAACTAATTAACCTGTTAGGAACAACCGGATGTCTGGCTCTTTCTTTGCTAAATGATGAAGGAATACTTGCCGGATGTGAGGGCGATTTGCAATCAATCTTCACCTTTCTTGCTATAAATGCTGTTACTGGCCGTACTCCATTTATGGCAAATCCAATACAGATTAACCTCAAAAGCAATGAAATGGTATTTGCCCATTGCAGCGTTAGCACAAAACTAACGGAACAATACATTCTTAGAAGTCATTTTGAAAGCAATACAGGAGTTTCTATTCAGGGAATCTTACCTGCCGGAGACGTGACAATAGTAAAGTGCGGCGGTGAATGCCTTGATGAATATTATGTTACTTCCGGAAGATTACTTGAAAATACAAATTACATAAATGTATGCCGCACGCAAATCCGTGTCAAACTGGATAGTCCGGTAGATTATTTTCTGCGCAATCCTATCGGAAATCATCACATGATTATTTTAGGTAATTATGAAAAGCAGTTAGATGCCTTCTTTGCATCCAATAATTGCAAGCGAATAGAATAG
- a CDS encoding acyltransferase, translating into MKQYDYITLSKAFGIILVVVGHFTSSIYMPEYYIRMKNFIFSFHMPLFMVLSGFLFQMSLYKKPDKISVIPFLKKKFLRLMVPYFFISFAIAALNFIIGQSMPVKRMVDWHYLLEIFYTNVGGSAVFLWFMYTLFMIFVISAICMRFKKGVVILGVLSIALYFIPMPQLFYLSFVHSFIVYFWGGMVLFLLMEKVKVQMSAVHIAGSALILILAFYFRAWFSDDYIGQLLNLICGFAGSYLIVSVSHWLAEREDSKILMSLGKYSAYIYLLHMAGVYFIRVVYEKVGLLFPLTYGIALIAAVIAGLVIPVLLTRYVIHKSKSLTFLMGGK; encoded by the coding sequence ATGAAGCAGTATGATTACATAACGCTTTCTAAAGCTTTTGGTATAATCTTGGTTGTAGTGGGGCATTTTACTTCTTCCATATACATGCCCGAATATTATATTAGAATGAAAAATTTTATTTTTTCATTCCATATGCCTCTGTTTATGGTTTTGTCTGGTTTTCTATTTCAGATGTCTTTATATAAGAAACCAGACAAAATCTCTGTTATTCCTTTTCTGAAGAAGAAGTTTCTCCGTTTGATGGTTCCCTATTTCTTTATATCGTTTGCTATTGCAGCGCTTAATTTTATTATTGGGCAGTCTATGCCGGTAAAGAGAATGGTCGACTGGCATTACCTTCTGGAGATATTTTATACAAATGTTGGTGGATCAGCTGTCTTCTTATGGTTCATGTACACTTTGTTCATGATATTTGTTATATCTGCCATCTGCATGCGATTTAAAAAAGGTGTTGTAATATTAGGAGTCTTATCCATAGCACTTTATTTCATACCTATGCCCCAACTGTTTTACCTATCATTTGTGCATTCATTTATTGTCTATTTCTGGGGAGGCATGGTACTCTTCCTGTTAATGGAAAAGGTAAAAGTGCAAATGTCAGCAGTTCATATTGCAGGATCAGCCTTAATATTAATATTGGCATTCTATTTTAGGGCGTGGTTTTCCGATGATTATATTGGACAATTGCTGAATCTGATTTGCGGATTTGCCGGAAGTTACTTAATTGTCTCCGTTTCTCATTGGTTGGCAGAAAGAGAAGATAGTAAAATACTTATGTCGTTGGGTAAGTACAGTGCCTACATTTACCTGCTTCACATGGCTGGAGTCTATTTTATAAGGGTAGTATATGAAAAAGTTGGTTTACTTTTTCCGTTGACATACGGAATTGCATTAATTGCAGCAGTTATTGCCGGTCTTGTAATTCCGGTATTACTGACAAGGTATGTAATACATAAAAGTAAGTCATTAACCTTTTTAATGGGAGGAAAATAA
- a CDS encoding efflux RND transporter periplasmic adaptor subunit, whose protein sequence is MNRNLFLLPAVITCLSACSHSAEQQDNKVKPLTMTDSLKKVVALDTVSMRNATNEMMLNGRVTFNQEKVAKVYSIFGGNVTEVHAEIGDYVKKGQVLAVVRSGEIADYQKQLNDANQHSLVAKRNLQTAEDMAHSGMASDRDLLQAKQEMANARSEQKRIKELYNIYHISGNSVYHIKAPVSGFVVDKKINRDMQIRSDQNEELFTISGLDNVWVMADVYESDISKVKEGAAVRITTLAYPDKEFYGSIDKVYNMLDDESKTMSARIKLNNDHFMLKPGMFANVYVQCQPSGKSMLCIQSKDIIFENGKQYVVIMQPNKQLKVCEVVVDNQQGKYSYISSGIKEGDVLISQNTLLVYNALNAD, encoded by the coding sequence ATGAATCGAAATCTTTTTTTACTACCGGCAGTAATAACCTGCCTCAGTGCCTGTTCTCATTCGGCAGAGCAACAAGATAATAAAGTGAAACCGTTGACTATGACGGATAGTCTTAAGAAAGTTGTTGCATTGGATACTGTAAGTATGCGAAATGCAACAAATGAAATGATGCTTAACGGACGAGTAACCTTCAATCAGGAGAAGGTTGCCAAGGTTTATTCAATATTTGGCGGAAATGTAACCGAGGTTCATGCCGAGATAGGTGATTATGTAAAGAAAGGGCAAGTGCTGGCTGTAGTTAGAAGTGGCGAGATTGCCGACTATCAAAAGCAGCTTAACGATGCCAATCAGCACTCTCTTGTGGCAAAACGTAATTTGCAGACTGCAGAAGATATGGCTCATTCGGGAATGGCTTCTGACAGAGACTTGTTGCAAGCTAAACAGGAAATGGCAAATGCCCGATCCGAGCAGAAGCGTATAAAGGAACTATATAATATCTATCACATTTCCGGTAATTCGGTGTACCACATTAAAGCACCAGTCTCAGGATTTGTGGTCGATAAAAAGATAAATAGGGACATGCAGATCCGTTCCGATCAGAATGAAGAGTTATTTACTATCTCAGGTCTGGACAATGTATGGGTAATGGCCGATGTTTATGAAAGTGATATCAGTAAAGTTAAGGAAGGAGCCGCTGTACGTATAACCACTCTGGCATATCCCGATAAAGAGTTTTATGGTTCTATTGATAAAGTATATAATATGCTTGACGATGAAAGCAAGACCATGAGCGCACGCATCAAACTGAATAACGATCATTTTATGCTAAAACCGGGCATGTTTGCCAATGTCTATGTGCAGTGTCAGCCATCAGGTAAGTCAATGCTTTGCATTCAATCCAAGGATATCATATTCGAGAACGGCAAGCAATATGTAGTTATCATGCAACCCAACAAACAATTAAAAGTTTGCGAGGTGGTAGTTGATAATCAACAGGGAAAATATTCTTATATAAGTTCCGGAATCAAGGAAGGAGACGTTTTGATCAGTCAGAATACTCTGTTAGTATATAATGCTTTGAATGCTGATTAA